GCACCCGACCAGCGAAGAGGCCGTTCGCCGTATGCAGCAGGATGGGATCACGAAGGTGTTGCTGCTGCCGCTGTACCCCCAGTATTCAAAAACGTCTTCCGGCTCGTCCCTGATGTACTGGTGGACCCTCGAACAGGCAAGCGAAATTCCATACTGGCCAACTTCCTTCGTCTACGAGTACGCCGCGAACCCCAAATACATCCAGGCCATCAGCGAACGAATCGACGAAGGGCTGCAGCGCTTTCCGCGTGAGGACCGGGCAGATGTCGAATTGGTTTTCAGCGCGCATGGGACGCCGATCCGAGAGATGCGCGACCGGCACGACCCGTACTGTTGCCACATCCACCGCTCGGTGGAGCAGGTGATGGCTCTGCGAGGCTACGACCGGCCGTTTCACGTGGCCTTCCAGAGCAAGGTGGGGCCGGCGGAGTGGTTGTCCCCCAACCTCCCAAACAAGCTCAAGGAAATGGCGCAGGCCGGCAAGAAGGCCGTGCTTGTCAACCCGATGGGGTTCGTTTGCGACCACGTGGGCACGCAGTTCGAGCTGGATATGGAAGTGCGCGAGCAGGCTGAAGGGCTCGGGATAACCCGGTACGAAGTGACGCGAGGCTTAAACAACCACCCGCTTTTTATCGAGGCGCTGGGTGAAGTGGTGGCCGCACAGCTCCGACTGCCGGCCAGTGAAGGCGTCCTGGGCACCGGCGACGGCGCGCCGGCGACACGCGCCGGCTACCCGCTGCGTCCGTGGAAAGAACAGCCCCTTTTTGGCAACGGCGAGTCCTGCCGGC
The DNA window shown above is from Rhodothermales bacterium and carries:
- the hemH gene encoding ferrochelatase — its product is MTPRQYLSYYQYDDRLISGEFYAPDPLVLDPGDKVGVVLFNLGGPYKRADVAPFLYNLFMDPAIIDMPLKGSWRHWLATFIAKSRGRKVVQDYEAIGGGSPINRITQEQASALEGHLNDTYGRGAGISFRTYVAMRYWHPTSEEAVRRMQQDGITKVLLLPLYPQYSKTSSGSSLMYWWTLEQASEIPYWPTSFVYEYAANPKYIQAISERIDEGLQRFPREDRADVELVFSAHGTPIREMRDRHDPYCCHIHRSVEQVMALRGYDRPFHVAFQSKVGPAEWLSPNLPNKLKEMAQAGKKAVLVNPMGFVCDHVGTQFELDMEVREQAEGLGITRYEVTRGLNNHPLFIEALGEVVAAQLRLPASEGVLGTGDGAPATRAGYPLRPWKEQPLFGNGESCRRCRQCPAIVDARNWTPGVPEPLPIVDPQRVEPGMVEPGSESP